The following coding sequences lie in one Colias croceus chromosome 1, ilColCroc2.1 genomic window:
- the LOC123696474 gene encoding uncharacterized protein LOC123696474 yields MILSSSFSQGRCTSNCVVDDVSSDWKTLYNSQLWSNSGLRREIINKPFIDNKAIKCCYTCRGKIRNYEITSPSNSFLPGNHSTPKVNNTSKESVNSIRDINEIQLRYTSQDNVSVASQEGNEPDIRSIPSISREVDKSFRQKYISAAYNSNADINIEQRRLRKSLKGIRCIFRVALTESPTKKRTQIKACSISVMIVAIVMISLVLVNLSTPSLLREMNKNSTMVVPTINIAVNETSSAIVSITDPLPTDTIDVTQSSLAEESSGSTSATMFISKPNQTVSTVIAKIRKNIKTYPKIKNIHSNGTKDIINRDLSQKFCSCQNNEVCMLDEDTGTSVCKIAVDIDDPTGCGGLCALETEACQLVDKERGIRVCRLITYETCSPEDWRCRNGLCVPSSARCDGSIQCYDRSDEKQCDCDLTKEFRCGHSLSCFPNKKICDGVIDCWDGFDEVNCTMECPEGHSPCNDGQCIMTTRFCDGFSDCTDGSDEPQGCDSACGTHELRCMNRRCVPQLSQCDGRDDCGDNTDEMHCS; encoded by the exons atgatattatCAAGTAGTTTTAGCCAAGGCAGATGTACTTCTAATTGCGTCGTGGACGATGTTTCCTCAGATTGGAAAACTCTTTACAATTCACAACTTTGGTCAAATAGCGGATTACGAAGAGAAATAATCAATAAACCGTTTATCGATAATAAAGCGATCAAGTGTTGTTACACATGTCGTGGTAAAATAAGGAATTACGAAATAACATCTCCAAGTAATAGCTTTCTACCAGGTAATCATTCTACTCcgaaagtaaataatacaaGTAAAGAGAGTGTTAACAGCATACGAGACATAAACGAGATTCAATTACGTTATACATCACAAGATAACGTGTCCGTAGCATCCCAAGAAGGAAATGAGCCAGATATCCGAAGTATACCCTCCATTTCCAGAGAAGTTGATAAAAGTTTTCGCCAAAAATACATTAGCGCCGCATATAATTCTAACGCTGATATAAATATAGAACAACGTAGACTGAGAAAAAGCCTAAAAGGCATCAGATGTATTTTCAGAGTCGCTTTGACTGAAAGTCCGACTAAAAAGCGAACACAAATAAAAGCTTGCTCAATAAGTGTAATGATTGTAGCTATAGTAATGATAAGTTTGGTTTTAGTTAATTTATCGACTCCTAGTTTATTACGTGAgatgaataaaaatagtacAATGGTAGTGCCAACAATAAATATAGCCGTAAATGAAACTTCATCAGCCATTGTGAGCATCACGGATCCTCTGCCCACGGATACTATCGATGTAACACAATCGTCTTTAGCAGAAGAATCTTCGGGATCTACTTCAGCTACAATGTTTATTTCAAAGCCTAATCAAACCGTAAGCACAGTTATTGcaaaaatacgtaaaaatattaaaacttatccaaagataaaaaatattcacagtAATGGAACGAAAGACATAATTAATAGAGATTTATCacaaaaattttgttcgtgccAAAACAATGAAGTATGTATGTTAGATGAGGATACCGGAACATCTGTTTGTAAAATAGCAGTAGATATTGATGACCCGACAG GGTGTGGTGGTCTTTGCGCTTTAGAAACTGAAGCTTGTCAGTTAGTAGACAAAGAAAGAGGAATTCGAGTTTGTCGACTAATAACTTATGAGACTTGTTCTCCTGAAGATTGGCGGTGTCGAAATGGTCTATGTGTACCTTCAAGCGCTCGGTGTGACGGATCTATACAATGTTACGATAGATCAGATGAAAAACAATgtg ATTGTGATTTGACCAAAGAGTTTCGATGCGGACACTCCTTATCATGTTTTCCAAACAAAAAGATCTGTGATGGCGTTATTGACTGTTGGGATGGGTTCGATGAAGTTAATTGTACAATGG AGTGTCCGGAAGGTCATTCCCCTTGCAATGACGGCCAGTGTATAATGACCACGAGATTCTGCGATGGATTTTCTGATTGTACAGACGGTAGCGACGAGCCTCAAGGTTGTGACAGTGCGTGTGGTACTCACGAGCTGAGGTGTATGAATCGACGATGTGTCCCTCAGCTATCCCAGTGTGATGGTCGAGATGATTGCGGAGATAATACAGACGAGATGCATTGCTCATAA